In Streptomyces qaidamensis, one DNA window encodes the following:
- a CDS encoding PLD nuclease N-terminal domain-containing protein, whose product MLRVLMFLVPLALSVYAFIDCISTKDDEIRHMPKPLWAILVLLFPLVGSISWLIAGKKRVPAAERPRRWVAPDDNPDFLKSLDQDKDPDTDTDGRRRED is encoded by the coding sequence ATGCTCCGGGTACTGATGTTCCTCGTGCCGTTGGCACTCAGCGTGTACGCGTTCATCGACTGCATCAGCACGAAGGACGACGAGATCCGCCACATGCCCAAGCCGCTGTGGGCGATCCTTGTGCTGCTGTTTCCGCTTGTCGGGTCGATCTCCTGGCTGATCGCCGGCAAGAAGCGGGTACCGGCGGCGGAGCGTCCCCGGCGGTGGGTGGCGCCCGACGACAATCCCGACTTCCTGAAGTCCCTCGACCAGGACAAGGATCCGGACACGGACACGGACGGGCGCAGGCGCGAGGACTAG
- a CDS encoding menaquinone biosynthesis decarboxylase — protein sequence MAYDDLRSLLRALEREGDLKRIKAEVDPYLEVGEIVDRVQKSGGPALLFENVRGSSMPLAMNVFGTDRRLLKALGLKSYAEISERIGGLLKPELPHGFVGVREAFGKLGAMTHVPPKKVKDGPVQEVVLTGDDVDLDQLPALFTWPKDGGSFFNLGLTHTKDPESGVRNLGLYRLQRHDKRTIGMHWQIHKDSRNHYQVAARRGERLPVAIAFGCPPAVTYASTAPLPGDIDEYLFAGFLAGKRIEMVDCKTVPLQVPAQAEVVIEGWLEPGEMLPEGPFGDHTGFYTPQEPFPALTIDCITMRKRPLLQSIVVGRPPTEDGPLGRATERFFLPLLKIIVPDIVDYHLPEAGGFHNCAIVSIDKKYPKHAQKVMHAIWGAHMMSLTKLIVVVDSDCDVHDLHEVAWRALGNTDYARDLSVVEGPVDHLDHASYQQFWGGKAGIDATKKWPEEGYTRDGGWPDMVESDPETAAKVDRRWKEYGL from the coding sequence ATGGCTTACGACGATCTTCGCTCCCTGCTCAGGGCGCTGGAGCGCGAGGGCGACCTCAAGCGCATCAAGGCCGAGGTGGACCCGTACCTGGAGGTCGGGGAGATCGTCGACCGGGTGCAGAAGTCCGGCGGCCCCGCCCTGCTCTTCGAGAACGTGCGCGGGTCGAGCATGCCCCTCGCGATGAACGTGTTCGGCACGGACCGGCGGCTGCTGAAGGCACTGGGCCTCAAGTCGTACGCCGAGATCTCCGAGCGGATCGGCGGGCTGCTCAAGCCCGAGCTGCCGCACGGCTTCGTCGGCGTCCGGGAGGCCTTCGGCAAGCTCGGCGCGATGACGCACGTGCCGCCGAAGAAGGTGAAGGACGGCCCCGTGCAGGAGGTCGTCCTGACGGGGGACGACGTCGACCTCGACCAGCTGCCCGCCCTGTTCACCTGGCCGAAGGACGGCGGGTCGTTCTTCAACCTGGGGCTGACCCACACCAAGGACCCGGAGAGCGGCGTCCGCAACCTCGGGCTGTACCGCCTCCAGCGGCACGACAAGCGCACCATCGGCATGCACTGGCAGATCCACAAGGACAGCCGGAACCACTACCAGGTGGCCGCGCGCAGGGGCGAGCGGCTGCCCGTCGCGATCGCCTTCGGGTGTCCGCCCGCCGTGACGTACGCCTCCACCGCCCCGCTGCCCGGGGACATCGACGAGTACCTGTTCGCCGGGTTCCTCGCGGGCAAGCGGATCGAGATGGTCGACTGCAAGACCGTGCCGCTCCAGGTGCCGGCGCAGGCGGAGGTCGTGATCGAGGGCTGGCTGGAGCCGGGCGAGATGCTGCCCGAGGGTCCGTTCGGCGACCACACCGGCTTCTACACGCCGCAGGAGCCCTTCCCGGCGCTGACGATCGACTGCATCACGATGCGGAAGCGGCCGCTGCTCCAGTCGATCGTCGTGGGCCGCCCGCCGACGGAGGACGGGCCGCTGGGCCGGGCGACGGAACGCTTCTTCCTGCCGCTGCTGAAGATCATCGTGCCGGACATCGTGGACTACCACCTGCCGGAGGCGGGCGGCTTCCACAACTGCGCGATCGTCTCGATCGACAAGAAGTACCCGAAGCACGCGCAGAAGGTCATGCACGCGATCTGGGGCGCGCACATGATGTCGCTGACCAAGCTGATCGTGGTCGTCGACTCCGACTGCGACGTGCACGATCTGCACGAGGTCGCCTGGCGGGCGCTGGGCAACACGGACTACGCCCGCGACCTGTCGGTCGTCGAGGGCCCCGTCGACCACCTCGACCACGCCTCCTACCAGCAGTTCTGGGGCGGCAAGGCCGGCATCGACGCGACGAAGAAGTGGCCCGAGGAGGGCTACACCCGCGACGGCGGCTGGCCCGACATGGTCGAGTCCGACCCGGAGACGGCGGCGAAGGTGGACCGCCGCTGGAAGGAGTACGGCCTGTGA